In the Drosophila takahashii strain IR98-3 E-12201 chromosome 3R, DtakHiC1v2, whole genome shotgun sequence genome, one interval contains:
- the LOC108064845 gene encoding protein takeout, which yields MELPLAIVLLLGCASVSSVQGHASELPSGIERCKLMDEHCLINGINYVLRNYAKSGIKELNVIPLDPLHIKKFKIGRNPHSPVNIDLSFRDVDLLGLHQGVARKASGFTSDLSRSIELVMDVPEIVVKGPYSVDGRILILPITGKGNAEIRLSKTKVHAVIKFRPVSKGEHQTYAEVVDIKVEVTPQHVTYHLENLFNGQKDLSENMHALINENWQDIFNELKPGVSEAFGLIAKSVLDRIFGKLSLEQLFIV from the exons ATGGAGCTACCACTGGCTATTGTCCTGCTGCTCGGTTGTGCATCCGTATCATCGGTTCAGGGACACGCCTCCGAATTAC CCTCGGGCATCGAGAGGTGCAAGCTTATGGACGAGCATTGCCTGATAAACGGTATTAACTATGTGCTGAGGAACTACGCCAAGAGCGGCATCAAGGAGCTGAACGTCATCCCGCTGGATCCGCTGCACATCAAGAAGTTCAAGATTGGCCGCAATCCGCACAGTCCGGTCAACATTGATCTCAGTTTCCGCGACGTGGACCTACTGGGTCTTCATCAGGGAGTTGCAAGGAAAGCCAG cGGCTTCACAAGTGATCTCAGCCGATCCATTGAGCTGGTCATGGATGTGCCCGAAATCGTGGTAAAAGGACCCTACTCCGTCGACGGCAGAATACTCATTTTACCCATTACAGGCAAGGGAAATGCTGAGATCCGGCTGA GCAAGACAAAAGTCCACGCTGTGATCAAATTCAGGCCTGTTTCCAAGGGCGAGCACCAGACTTACGCCGAGGTGGTCGACATCAAGGTTGAGGTGACGCCGCAGCATGTCACCTATCACCTGGAGAACCTCTTCAATGGCCAAAAGGATCTGAGCGAAAACATGCACGCCCTCATCAACGAGAACTGGCAGGACATCTTCAACGAACTGAAACCGGGCGTCAGCGAGGCCTTCGGACTGATAGCCAAGTCAGTGCTGGACAGGATCTTCGGCAAACTGTCGCTGGAACAGCTCTTTATAGTCTAA
- the bam gene encoding protein bag of marbles has product MFNARAYGVGLSAQDDLQLARNLVDLQEELSSMLDINENAPLASEDSENEGVCSASSSSGVLSEIQNNFRGLRLDNNAPRFEFHGLNCVQQLYKRSRHSGCGGSTAKKSRSGCPALFFVSGPKQEQLQKENMWNQRRREEVNNFAQPITIEKLRSIGLHGDCLEHNAVVRVLNLFRSLHDHLTADLGFSRQNSMPSDYLFAMPVKNTMPKSLNVRYQLQVLCTKVERFLAQQRRTLETNRHFDFEKYSECDKLLKGSTSYLQSFKQFLTTEMRHRNGNFINNSAKANVQRLESLLMGLREWLKATHLSVHVFNWEMDLDHRYSAAMTDSHRALKERAILLAGAELEAAKPRSLTDEEKYIAHHYKLENAVNCAIEQDEFLTALLAHPENYFPPNVMAICGPKFAEVEEQPSDWMEEYELEEEAPSSPPRLQEREFFRFRS; this is encoded by the exons ATGTTCAATGCACGTGCTTATGGCGTGGGCCTTTCGGCCCAGGATGACCTGCAATTGGCTCGCAATTTGGTGGATCTGCAGGAGGAGCTGTCCTCCATGTTGGATATCAATGAAAATGCTCCTTTGGCTTCGGAGGACTCAGAAAATGAGGGAGTCTGCAGCGCCAGCTCCTCGTCGGGCGTTCTGTCGGAGATTCAAAACAATTTCCGGGGCCTGCGATTGGACAACAATGCGCCACGCTTCGAGTTCCACGGCTTGAATTGCGTGCAGCAGCTCTACAAGCGCTCCCGCCACTCGGGATGCGGTGGCTCCACGGCCAAGAAGTCCCGCTCCGGCTGCCCCGCCCTGTTCTTCGTCTCCGGTCCgaagcaggagcagctgcagaaGGAGAACATGTGGAACCAGCGGCGCCGCGAGGAGGTGAACAACTTCGCCCAGCCCATAACCATCGAAAAACTGCGCTCGATCGGTCTGCACGGCGATTG CTTGGAGCACAATGCCGTGGTGCGCGTGTTGAATCTGTTCAGGTCCCTGCATGATCACCTGACCGCCGATCTGGGCTTTTCGCGCCAAAACTCCATGCCCTCGGACTATCTGTTCGCCATGCCCGTGAAGAACACGATGCCCAAGAGCCTGAATGTGCGCTACCAACTGCAGGTGCTCTGCACCAAGGTGGAGCGCTTCCTGGCTCAACAGCGTCGCACCCTGGAGACGAATCGCCACTTTGATTTCGAGAAGTACAGCGAGTGCGATAAGTTGCTCAAGGGATCGACCTCCTATTTGCAGTCGTTCAAGCAGTTTCTGACCACCGAAATGCGCCATCGCAATGGAAACTTTATCAACAATTCGGCCAAGG CTAATGTACAGCGCCTGGAGAGTCTGCTGATGGGCCTGCGCGAATGGCTGAAGGCCACCCATCTCAGTGTGCATGTGTTCAACTGGGAAATGGACCTGGACCATCGCTATTCGGCGGCCATGACTGATAGCCACCGGGCTTTAAAAGAGCGAGCCATCCTTTTGGCCGGTGCCGAGCTTGAGGCAGCCAAACCACGCAGCCTCACCGACGAGGAGAAGTACATCGCGCATCACTATAAGCTGGAGAATGCGGTGAACTGTGCCATCGAGCAGGACGAGTTCCTCACCGCTTTGCTGGCCCATCCGGAGAACTACTTTCCGCCCAATGTGATGGCCATTTGCGGACCCAAGTTCGCAGAGGTTGAAGAGCAGCCCTCTGACTGGATGGAGGAGTATGAACTTGAAGAGGAGGCGCCATCATCGCCGCCACGACTCCAAGAGCGTGAATTTTTTCGCTTCCGAAGCTAA
- the RpS27 gene encoding small ribosomal subunit protein eS27, with product MPLAKDLLHPLPAEEKRKHKLKRLVQHPNSYFMDVKCPGCYRITTVFSHAQGVVVCAGCATILCQPTGGRAKLTEGCSFRRKPQ from the exons ATGCCG CTAGCTAAAGATCTTCTGCACCCGCTGCCCGCTGAGGAGAAGCGCAAGCACAAGCTGAAGCGCCTGGTCCAGCACCCCAACTCGTACTTCATGGACGTGAAGTGCCCCGGCTGCTACAGGATCACCACCGTCTTCAGCCACGCCCAGGGCGTCGTGGTCTGCGCCGGATGCGCAACCATTCTCTGCCAGCCAACTGGAGGACGCGCCAAGCTGACAGAAG GCTGCTCGTTCCGCAGGAAGCCTCAATAA
- the Nup37 gene encoding nucleoporin Nup37, whose amino-acid sequence MRAVTEPDHSIQLNETIYCYEICTNDFAYNLIAVALKKQLSLILVGLPEESGEFGYTHLQDLDVFDKDQRSVSALAFSPDTSLNCTPNNVTLCAALGSQLNLFRTDLGQFNTLQVLEGHGDYVNDVSWVCEGELLASVSDDFTCRFWTIAGSGENVVTFGLSSAGMSIKSHPEDPNKVLVAEKKGIIHLYNVRSKQTVISVESPKFPLMSADWANSNRLFITSLAGGDVITWDLNRPFVPADVKQVHEDCGRVVRFAPGSSEMVIALIIGLTLKVFAAKSTVPLLEAPLKTFGGMAWHQRLPYISAVSDRKLLFWKVQMK is encoded by the exons atgCGAGCTGTTACAGAACCCGATCATTCCATCCAGCTAAACGAGACTATCTATTGCTACGAAATCTGCACCAATGACTTTGCCTACAATCTGATTGCAGTGGCGCTCAAGAAGCAATTGAGTTTGATACTCGTGGGACTGCCG GAGGAGAGCGGCGAGTTTGGTTACACACACCTGCAGGACCTGGACGTCTTCGACAAGGATCAAAGGAGCGTCAGTGCATTGGCCTTTTCGCCGGACACCTCGCTCAACTGCACGCCGAATAATGTGACTTTGTGCGCCGCCCTTGGCAGCCAACTTAATCTATTCCGCACGGATCTCGGGCAATTTAATACCCTCCAGGTGCTCGAGGGCCACGGCGACTATGTGAACGATGTTTCCTGGGTCTGCGAGGGTGAACTGCTGGCCTCCGTGAGCGATGACTTCACCTGCCGCTTCTGGACAATTGCCGGCAGTGGGGAGAATGTAGTCACCTTCGGCCTGTCCTCCGCGGGAATGTCCATCAAGAGTCATCCCGAGGATCCCAACAAGGTGCTTGTGGCGGAGAAGAAAG GCATCATCCATCTGTACAATGTGCGGAGCAAGCAGACGGTCATCTCTGTGGAGTCACCCAAATTCCCGCTCATGTCGGCGGATTGGGCCAATAGCAATAGGCTCTTCATCACCTCCCTCGCCGGCGGAGATGTGATCACCTGGGATCTCAACAGACCCTTTGTGCCCGCCGATGTGAAGCAGGTTCACGAGGATTGCGGCCGAGTGGTGCGATTTGCACCGGGAAGCTCCGAAATGGTCATTGCCCTGATCATTGGGCTAACTTTAAAGGTTTTTGCAGCCAAGTCCACGGTTCCCTTGCTGGAGGCTCCCCTGAAAACCTTTGGCGGAATGGCCTGGCACCAGCGATTGCCATATATCTCCGCGGTTTCTGATAGGAAACTGCTCTTCTGGAAAGTGCAGATGAAGTAA